One Nicotiana tomentosiformis chromosome 1, ASM39032v3, whole genome shotgun sequence genomic window, TTGGTAGTATTATTTTTACTGAAACCTTTGCTGTAAAATTGAAGTAATTTCTTATGGTTGGGTCAATTCCATTGCAATTCGAAGGTATATTGGGGATTTTTATTTCTGTGGAAGTCATTATCTGATAAATTACATTGCACCCATTCTTTCTTATTGCTTTTAGTAGATACTAAGGGTGGCCAAGAACTTCACACCTACGACAATATTATTCTTGAGTTTATCTTTATAAAACAAACGGATTGTCTTTAAAAGAGGGGATATAAACAAAGTTTCTGATTGTCGCCCAATAAGAAGTTGCAACAAATTCTTACTTTCCTCGACTGGAAAGAAGTAGCTatatttattgtcacgacccaaaatccaactagtcgtgatgacacctaacccaacccgctaggtaagtcaactttcaactatccaattccaataacaattattaaagaaatttaagtaaataattatcttaaccttatacattccccaagaactggtagtacaaatcatgagcttctaagaatagaatatacaaagcggaaatgaaataatacatagtcggtttgaataatacataaacagagcttttataaatctaaggctaccctgaacaaaaagCAACTataacaggaatgcaggtacatcttcaagtcccgcaaccattgagcacagcaacaacatcagccaacatctgcacgcaatgtgcagaagtgtagtatcagtacaactgaccccatgtactgagtaagtaacaaacctagccgtaggttgaaagtaatgacgagcttccaccaaggtcgggtccaaaactaatagtccacaataatccattacaacataaagcaaataatgccagaagtaactcagggataaaatacccagccaaatcatgatttcaaaatagtagttctttctttcaaatacatcagtgaaaaaaaaaaacaaatcgtTTGCtagagttgccaaaaatatgaatagtttgaaaacaataaatttcttccaaaatcttgtcaataataaataagatgtttcattttcattccggataacccgtgtaaaaataaatgcatcactatgcccatctgtcaacaatgtgtgaaaaatcatgaatgatgggATGCAGTACAGCACGAGAAAATACatatctatgcatgtatgtcatgtgtgcatgccaatacaatgcaactcaatgataagattataaacagcccctcgggcagaacatcactcatatacagcccctcgggcaaaacctcacagtcactcgtgccactcgagcatacctcccAATCACTCTTGCCAGTCGGACATACCTCagaatcactcatgcctcccagtcactcagcactcggcactcgcactcagtaggtacctatgctcactggggatgtgtacagactccggaggggctccttcagcccaagcactataatctgcacggacaactcccgtgctataataataaagtatgctgcaggcgggcaaccccgatccacactcatcctcacaaatcaggcccttggcctcactcagtcataaatatgctgcaggcgggtagccccgatccacactcatcctcacaaatcaggccctcggcctcactcagttataaatatgctgcaggcgggcagccccgatcacaactcatcctcacaaatcaggcgctcggcctcactcagtcataaacctctcaagccactcgggtatctcagtaaaacagggcattcagcccaaaacatttatatgcatcaaaatagagtcataaaactgagttatgatatgcaatgaaataaatatgactgagtatgaattttcaatttaacacaataattcacagcaatataacCTCtgagggtcccaataatactggcacatggcctcaacatgatttctaatatgcctttcagctcaatttctttaacacataaaactgcagggaaaatgtcaagattatttaactataaaatttcacattaacaattacgtcacaatttctttactgcatgcccacatgcctgtcacctagcatgtgcgtcacctaccaataattcacaaaatacatatattgagggttcatacccttaactccaagattagaagagttacttacctcgaacaaaccaaatccaatgtcgagcaagttatgcaatgctccagcaattccactctgcgtgtatcaacttccaaacggctcgaatctagtcacaattaatttgattcagcccacaaattttataggaattaattccatatcaaaatactaatatttccaataaatccaaaattacgccccatcacccgtggggcccacatctcggaatctgacgaaagttacaaaatattaacacccattcaaccacgagtccaaccatataaattttactcaaatccgacatcaactcgaccctcaaatctccaaattaaaccaagagggttttcacaaatgGTATACTCCgttatttcctctgaaaatctctcaaacatcgcctcaatccgagctccaaataaaaatgggacgaagtcccattttctgaacttaaactttctgtccagacctctcttcttcgcgaacgcgacaggtccctcgcgttcgcgaagcacaaaatgtgctacccaacatttgctcttcgcgaacgcgagacactgttCGCGAACGCAATGCTTTACGGagcccttctttgcgaacgcgagctctcccttcgcgaatgcaaaggcaAAAGTCCATgcccactatgtttcccttcgcgaacgcgataccctatatgcgaacgcgatgcgtaacccagcttctcttcgcgaacgcaaaacctcctcgcgaatgcggagagtaaatcctgcctgccacaaattcctcttcgcgaacgcgagggctcactcgcgaacgcgtaagagaaaatccgaaaaatgcatCAACAGATATCatcaatctcaccaaggccaaaaatgatccgttaaccatccaaaactcacccgagcccctcgggacctcaaccaaatataccaacaagtcctaaaacatcatacggacttagtcgaaccctcaaatcacctcaaacaatgctaaaaccatgaattacaccccaattcaagcctaatgaactttgaaatttctagtttctacaacttgcgtcgaaacacatcaaatcacgtctgattgacctcaaattttgcacaaaagtcataaaagacataacagagctattacaatttccagaatcggattccgacctcgatatcaaaaagtcaactccccggtcaaactttccaaaaattcaacttttggcatttcaagccttattctactacggacctccaaataatttttcggacacgctcctcagtccaaaatcaccatacagagctattggaatcatcataattaaattccgaggtcgtttatacataagtcgacatccggttactattttaacttaagctttaaaccttggaactaagtgttccaattcattccaaaacctcaccagacccgaaccaattaccccatcaattcacacaacaactataaagtacaatttgagaagtaaagggggaagcggggttgtaatactcaaaacgaccagccgggtcgttacattctcccccacttaaacatacgttcgtcctcgaacgtgccaagatttgtttccaagccatcaaatcactgttccatcttaccacacacgtacccgggggtgaacccacgtcaccctatcccacataggcttgactatacaatgcaactgaaaatcattaatttaacctcagcccataaaccttggagtttaatttccaacctttaaaatttctttcaagacacgaatcttacatttatacactgtataagtccgaataagctgcatcgagctataactataaccacggatataatcacccagcatattacacaactcgcatgctcgtagcaccattcctgatcacagtgactactccaaaaccaaccgcatactGGTATTAAatccatatcgaaccaaacctcatcccaaatccttcgtacactgttgataataaaagaaacacgcagaatcatataaccctttatcagaccaacaagtcatggaggtcTCTTACCCCaaccggaaccataatcactttctaagccgacttttaatattatactcgtgaatataccgaaattaaacctgatagtacccattccaggtccaatgaccttatattactaaacataactactccacagacataccgcaccaatataactcggagccacaactcgtgccatccgtaCACTaataacaacaattcaaatgtacccagtcatgaaaaatgactcaaataagagaactgtcccgccagattaacaagtacttccacaacgaaacgctgaaaatacatcatacaccgtagaaccatcacccaattctaacacgaggttcatattatatactctgagccaccctgctccaatTTAATaatgacggagaggcaaatgacaaaaataccacacaaaaaccttaaaggacataaccattatgctatcgatcatgcaatacccaattactcatcacactcaaattttgctataaagctcaaatagaaccgcaccatctgtgcgcataaccaatgaatcacaaatcctcgtagcataaaggaataACTCACAGATCacttgagaacacgaataagttcataATCAACCAAATgatacatccctcaataatagcagtatggagccaactattccggctcggtgtagaatacacatcttaattgggcctacctatggacccccaaatcaactcgggttacccacaaatagataaaaattcttccgaaaatccataatgactgaatcataacacattctatcatatggctagctccggccacaacttcatagtccacaaccatgaaacaatccgctcctgagaactcccaatctccaaatccatagaacacgcgaatcaccatatttgattccatctccaccgcccgaatgcctaataactctctcatacacgatcatcccacgagaaatactttaaaagttcttccgtgccaattgataaaatttgaatatcagcagtctatcaaccatgtgagtaccgcaatactaatttatacctcCGTAAGtaaaaaatacaatgcgccttctgaaatccgcacttttctcatacaacaccaagtagtaatagtatttatctagttatttgaaaccgtccatgttgtccaacattcgttaccttctcttcaagactgtacttccaccttgtacatgaaaatctagcttttgTACAACACGTAACATCTATATTGCCAttatgtgaaaagcacaagaatcttattatcaactttgagtcaccaataatttacataccattttagttagaaacctttctcttgcttcttttcaggaggaaatcacaatacataacacgttctTTACgctggtagaaaccatcaagaatactttggaatccatttgcacataatcaagccattaaaactaaattcctctaactcgaccaagccacgtaggtcgccaagtccaggtgtattgccacaaagcacctgtagaaaacctcaacatcataagcactcaaagaaccgatcatatccattaccatactgatccaacctactaccaagctgtcctatttctccaagttccttccgaatttgtcttcagattgatacttctttttgctaaaataccatgatctttaaccacaacttaaCCCACAAAtattagcatagaaccacaacgctctacggcccataagcaactgtattcttcttaagcaccttcaaaaataccacaactacaacactcactctgagaatatattatgtgaatttgaaattgttcttcttaccttccttacacaaaaatgtagaatccttaCACAAGtacggaaacattctcaatttctatatataattctcaaacccactgaaatctcctcgggagtcacccactttgctcaaatctaattgcaccgccaaAATAGGCCAAAAGAcgcgtgccccattagcaccacaacactcaaagaagtaactctactttaacaccacatatcaaattcatactctgtgcgcactacatcattcaccaataacaactcactcatcccgcgaattttatttactcatacgtgaaatttaatccttaaccaaaaatttccttattcgagtcatcctcgatctcaacttctgcaagtcatagctaacccacaagtatgcctcagaccaaaattaaaatttaacacctaaccttgaaatcgaattgtcaatagcagactcccccacttggctcaaagccataaatttaaacactaGATAACTCGCAAtgtccatactctattactgtcataataccgcaGTCGGTTCAACGAAAAAtcattctcaagctcatacaacgccaaccataaaatacctcaatcatccactaagctcgcatttattctcttaacACTCGAGTCAACTTTATCagccaaattcaaattcaaatctccacccatacaccccgtcggcaaaaaaaaaaactcctcactcacatcataagaaatactcctacatagattactccgcaggggataatccacctgcttagcctcaatctagtatcttgttatatcttttcgcagtcacaattactatgcaatcacttagtcaatctgcatccaaactcattacccagacataagaatttaatttaccccaaaatttaacaatataaaagatccttcaaaacattcatactcgagactgtgcgtcacattaaaacgaaaatcaagcatcccatggccatttctttacatttcaaggaaacacttctcgttacattcaaatcgtcttaacacatcccgcggtcacatcatacccatcatactgccattccactgctcatcgagccacaaattctactGTAGggtcattatcggacatatgaatccaaatgtaccgattataactgaagctaccaagcctaagctgtggtctaaacctggcctcaagtcctccagactagcccatcaccaaaacagagaatactcacctcgaacctcgttcatagaatcacaatccGGCAAttcacagctgatactgagcactCATAtgtgcatacgaatacgtggaagggattcaagagtttatatctcaagctgaatcaatctcgcacgataaggaaagaaaaatgggaagtatatatcctaaatgccctgtatcctctcgaagataagtatggacgtcattgtaccgatccgtaagactctactagacacttgctcataacttgtagaacctatgaacctagagctctgataccaccttgtcacgacccaaaatccaactagtcgtgatggcacctaatccaacccgctaggtaagccaactttcaactatccaattacaataacaattattaaagaaatttaagtaaataattatcttaaccttatacatttttcaagaactggtagtacaaattatgagcctctaagaatagaatatacaaaccggaaatgaaataatacatagtctgtttgaataatatataaacagagcttttataaatctaaggctaccctgaacaaatggcagctacaacaggaacgcaggtacaacttcaagtcctgcaaccattgagcacagcaacaacatcagccaacatctgcacgcaatgtgcagaagtgtagtatcagtacaactgaccccatgtactgagtaagtaacaaacctagctgtaggttgaaagtagtgacgagcttctaccaaagtcgggtccaaaaccaatagtccacaacaatccattacaacataaagcaaataatgccAAAAGTAACTCAGGAATAAAATAcctagccaaatcatgatttcaaaaatagtagttctttctttcaaatacatcagtgaaaaaaaaaacaaatcatttgctggagttgccaaaaatatgaatagtttgaaaacaataaatttctcccaaaatcttatcaataataaataagatgtttcattttccttccggataacccgtgtaaaaacaaatgcatcactatgcccatctgtcaacaatgtgtgaaaaatcatgaatgaggGGATGCAGTACAGCAcaaggaaatacatctctatgcatgtatgtcatgtgtgtatgccaatacaatgcaactcaatgataagatcataaacagcccctcgggcagaacatcactcatatacagcccctcgggcaaaacctcacagtcactcatgccactcgggcatacctcacaatcactcttgccaatCGGGCATACCtcccaatcactcttgccactcgggcatacctcacaatcactcatgcctcctagtcactcagcactcggcactcggcactcgcactcagtaggtacctgcgctcactgggggtgtgtacagactccggaggggctccttcagcccaagcgctataatctgcacgggcaactcacgtgctataataataaagtatgctacaggcgggcaaccccgatccacactcatcctcacaaatcaggccctcggcctcactcagtcataaatatgctgcaggcgggcagccccgatccacactcatcctcacaaatcaggccatcggcctcactcagttataaatatgctgcaggcgggcagccccgatccacactcatcctcacaaatcaggccctcggcctcactcagtcataaacctctcaagtcactcaggcatctcagtaaaacagggcattcggcccaaaacatttatatgcatcaaaatagagtcataaaactttCTATGCCACATGtccctttcctttgctactggagaccgaaattgcattcatctcccttaccGCCGGCTGGTCACCCCTTATCTGCTTAACTCCCTCGGGCGTTGGAAATTCCACCAATTGATGGTATGCtgatggtacaactttcatctcgtgcaaccatagccttcccagaatgatgttgtatcccatatcaccatctaccacttcgaaaatAGTTATTTTCATTACTTCTTCAACATTTGTGAGTAGTAAAATTTCTCCCCGAGTTGTCacacttgcgaggttgaatccggccAAGAGCTTTGTGGCCAGTATAAttcttccggtgagtttagctttctccggtactctccattgtatgatataaGCCAAACTCCTttgatccactagaacacgtttaattttaaaatctagcacatttaaagaaattaccagtgcgtcattatgTGGTAGCAGCAATCTGTATGTGTCCTCCTCCGTAAAAGTGATATCATCTTCCCGAAATCTTTTGCTATGcgttattgatactttcatcttcttTGCTGCTGAAAAGGTGACCTCGTTAATCTTGTTCCCTCCGAAGATCGTGTTGATTATTTGACGCAGGGGATATTCTCCTACTTTCAAGGGTTCCGCGTTGTCTCGGTtatgaccataattgttcttagcccggtcactcaagaattctctaaggtgaccattcttcagtAAATGTTTCCACTTCTTCCCCGAGATGTCGATAGTCCCCTGTCCGGCGTCCATTcatcccatggtattcacactacaagttgggatccctctggttaGAATCATATCTCACCGGTCttgggaaccgtgcttctttgatatttctcatggcTGATACCAATTCCAATATACCGACGTTAAAGTTGTATTATGATAATTTAGGGTAGGAAGGATCCCGCGATCCTACCACTTCTATATCATGCAGTGATCGATTGTTCCGATCGCGATCAGTCCTCTTGTCAATCGTGAATTTGTCTGCTGTCCGGAAGCCTCTGCAGTGGCCTTCGGTTCGTTCATAAGGCAAAACCGACCCCTCAAAGTCCGCCTGTCTGAGTCataatcatcctttgatttttccttgttcttttctCGTCATTTGGTTGACGATGGAAAACCAACCtgatcatcttcaatctttaTTTATGATTCATACCGGTTGTGGACGTCCACCTAGGTCGTTGCTTGAAACTCGAGTaggctttccttcaatttttgggaagcatctgaactcctcggattcaatcctttggtgaacgCCTCGatcgcccattcatccgggacagtcgggagcaacattctctccttctggaatcgggtaacaaACTCTCGTAGCAGCTCAGATTCTCCTTGCGCTATCCTGAATCTGTCGGCCTTTAGGACATGTACTTTTCTTaccccggcatgagccttgatgaaagaatccacaagcatttcaaaggaatctatggatgCTCGAGTAATAGCAAATGCCATGTCAAGGCCCCCCtcgtgagggtttctccaaatttcttcagcagaatagattcaatttcgtgaggagctaaatcattccccTTTATCgttgttgtgtaggtggtaatatgctcctggggttctgaagttccgtcatactttggcattTTAGGAATTTTAAACTGTTTCGGGATTAACTCTagtgccgcacttggcttgtacgaCAATTGAGTATATTTTTTCGAGTCCGGGCCTGTCAGCACTGGTGGCGCGCCCGGGATCTGGTCCATGCGGGCATTTACTTCGCTCATGAACTGTGAAATTTAATTCTTAAAAGAATCATTCTCGTTATTGATACCAGATCTGTTCCCCCTGCCCCATCGGAGCCAATTTCACTCctggagtgttgttgtcgatccTCCGCGTCGTTTGATTCGTAGAAACCCCGGGAGGAATCAGATCTCGTctatttgcattatttgaagctcccGACATCGCTTGCTTCAGCTCCGTCGTAACTTTATCATGTCGCATGAGGTGGACTAGAATGATCGCTTGTTACTCTTGTAAGACCCTTACCGCGTCGacgacatgctcctcatcagcatcatggAGAGTGGCCTCCCGACATGTCGAGGATATTTTCTGTCATGCACTGGTGTAGCATCACTCCCTTCATTATGGGTGTAGCTGATTGAGTCCTCAgaatgaggttgatcccctcgaatctcggggttgtgcatgttgttaacagtgttatctgccatttcttatgattttttctaagacaaaaataatcaaaacacgttagtaaaaaaggcaaggatctaTTTAATTACATGGCTATCtaggccccatggtgggcgccaaattatttacccgtaaaatgatacaATTGAGTTTATGCATGGTTtttagataagtgaattaatttgatcatggaataaataaataatggaAGAGTtgcgcaatacttagccttaggataTGGACGAAACAACAGAAGCAACAATTTCGGGAACAGAGTTTTCGGACACAACAACAAAGAAATCAAGAAATAAGAAGATAAGATTGGATTGAGCTTTTTATATAATATAgtgtaagtttgccagaaaatttgtgtcctttacaatgacaactgagctcactatttatagctatgacaACTAAGCTCAATTATGAGGGgcattgatgaagatataacggtgaacataaatatcaaattccttgtaacgtgtaactgctcttaatgctatgaatattctttattaaatgctaccgggagaggagcatttatcacatctttatgagcattattcttCCGGTGACAAACGAAATAGTTATTTTCAGTCTTCAACCATGTCTTGGATTCCATGTGTCCCTTTCTCGGATGGCCACgtgtcataacatattttaccctatacattgAGATAAATTAAATTTATAAAAG contains:
- the LOC138905225 gene encoding uncharacterized protein; the encoded protein is MDAGQGTIDISGKKWKHLLKNGHLREFLSDRAKNNYGHNRDNAEPLKVGEYPLRQIINTIFGGNKINEVTFSAAKKMKVSITHSKRFREDDITFTEEDTYRLLLPHNDALVISLNVLDFKIKRVLVDQRSLAYIIQWRVPEKAKLTGRIILATKLLAGFNLASVTTRGEILLLTNVEEVMKITIFEVVDGDMGYNIILGRLWLHEMKVVPSAYHQLVEFPTPEGVKQIRGDQPAVREMNAISVSSSKGKGHVA